Proteins encoded by one window of Paenibacillus sp. DCT19:
- a CDS encoding gamma-glutamyl-gamma-aminobutyrate hydrolase family protein produces the protein MYAIESAGGIPIMLPLTTNPEIMIRLAHEFDGFLFTGGHDLNPELYHEKVEDTCGELCYERDRMEALLFQKVVELDKPAFGICRGLQLFNVMLGGSLIQDIPTGFQVATPVQHKQSPPYTNLVHDVHIVNNNLLHDIVQTNTIKVNSYHHQGIKVLADQLTAVAVAEDGLVEAVVMPDRTFVMAVQWHPEYSFSVDEYSQKLFSSFVSSCQSLGYDQNIQDIIA, from the coding sequence ATGTATGCCATAGAGAGTGCGGGCGGAATTCCAATTATGTTACCTCTGACGACTAACCCCGAAATTATGATACGGTTGGCTCATGAGTTTGACGGATTTTTGTTTACCGGCGGACATGATCTCAATCCAGAGCTCTATCATGAAAAGGTGGAGGATACGTGCGGGGAGCTATGTTATGAACGGGATCGAATGGAGGCACTTCTTTTTCAAAAGGTCGTTGAACTGGATAAACCAGCCTTCGGGATTTGCCGTGGATTGCAGCTATTTAACGTCATGTTGGGTGGGTCTTTGATTCAGGACATTCCTACCGGATTTCAGGTAGCCACACCAGTTCAGCACAAGCAAAGTCCGCCGTATACGAATCTTGTCCATGATGTACATATCGTTAATAACAATTTACTTCACGATATTGTTCAGACCAACACGATTAAAGTGAATAGTTATCATCATCAAGGAATCAAAGTTTTAGCTGATCAATTAACGGCAGTCGCTGTTGCCGAGGATGGTCTAGTGGAAGCCGTAGTGATGCCAGATCGTACATTTGTTATGGCTGTTCAGTGGCATCCAGAATACAGTTTCAGTGTAGATGAGTATAGTCAAAAATTGTTTTCAAGCTTTGTGTCTTCGTGCCAATCTCTTGGCTATGATCAGAATATCCAAGACATCATTGCTTAG
- a CDS encoding TetR/AcrR family transcriptional regulator: MIKRNLRHLKKEATEKALASIAFELTLEHGLDGFTVEDIVQKAGYSRRTFANYFTCKEEAVARGATSVQNTAELEHLLTELPEHASLLDVLYQLIKMQLTTELIGRLHQLLVLSKTYPVLEPHYLGAMHQMQTQAQETLLDLSDGKYDEIYTYLLLNSIYGTILPLIDGRLNVLLPGQVATHDTREGAITFDQFLETVFNHLRKGF; the protein is encoded by the coding sequence ATGATTAAACGAAATTTAAGACATCTAAAAAAAGAAGCGACCGAAAAGGCGCTTGCCAGCATTGCATTTGAACTTACACTGGAGCATGGGCTTGATGGTTTTACTGTCGAAGATATTGTGCAAAAAGCGGGGTATTCTCGCAGAACATTTGCCAATTATTTCACTTGTAAGGAAGAAGCTGTTGCCAGAGGAGCTACATCGGTTCAGAATACGGCTGAACTAGAGCATTTGCTCACCGAACTGCCCGAGCACGCTTCTCTGCTCGATGTCCTCTACCAATTAATTAAAATGCAGCTCACTACAGAGCTAATAGGAAGATTGCATCAACTCTTAGTATTGTCGAAGACCTATCCCGTGCTGGAGCCACATTACCTCGGGGCAATGCACCAGATGCAGACACAAGCTCAAGAAACGCTGCTGGATCTGTCTGATGGAAAGTACGATGAAATCTATACTTATCTTCTACTTAACTCGATCTATGGGACAATACTTCCATTAATTGATGGAAGGCTCAACGTGTTATTGCCAGGTCAAGTTGCTACACATGATACCAGAGAAGGTGCAATCACGTTCGACCAGTTTTTAGAAACTGTTTTTAATCATTTGCGAAAAGGATTCTAG
- a CDS encoding saccharopine dehydrogenase family protein has translation MGKALIIGAGGVASVAVHKCVQNSEVFEEICIASRTKSKCDELKAKLDGGKTKITTAQVDADNVDELIALINEVKPDIVMNLALPYQDLTIMDACLATKTNYMDTANYEPEDTAKFEYSWQWDYKERFEKAGITALLGSGFDPGVTGVFSAYALKHYFDEIEYIDILDCNGGDHGYPFATNFNPEINIREVSANGRYWENGEWIETKPMEIKRVYDFKEVGEKDMYLLYHEELESLAKNIPGLKRIRFFMTFGQSYLTHLKALENVGMTSIEPIEYEGKQIIPLQFLKAVLPDPASLGPRTVGKTNIGCIFKGKKDGQDKTYYVYNICDHQECFKEVGSQAISYTTGVPAMIGAAMVMTGKWNKPGVFNVEEFNPDPFMEELNKWGLPWVEDFNPVLVDELPEEAKESELVR, from the coding sequence ATGGGAAAAGCACTAATCATCGGCGCCGGCGGCGTTGCTTCTGTGGCAGTACACAAATGCGTTCAAAATAGCGAAGTTTTTGAGGAGATCTGTATCGCGAGTCGTACAAAATCCAAATGTGACGAACTTAAAGCGAAGCTGGACGGCGGCAAAACAAAAATTACAACAGCACAAGTTGATGCGGACAATGTTGACGAGTTGATCGCGCTGATCAATGAAGTTAAACCGGATATCGTCATGAATCTGGCTTTGCCATATCAGGATCTGACGATCATGGATGCTTGTCTTGCAACGAAAACAAACTACATGGATACAGCGAACTATGAGCCAGAAGATACAGCAAAATTCGAATATAGCTGGCAATGGGATTACAAAGAGCGCTTTGAAAAAGCAGGCATCACTGCACTGCTCGGAAGCGGATTTGACCCTGGCGTAACTGGCGTATTCTCTGCATATGCCCTGAAACACTATTTCGACGAGATCGAATACATCGACATTCTTGACTGCAATGGCGGTGACCATGGTTATCCGTTCGCAACAAACTTCAACCCTGAGATCAACATCCGTGAAGTTTCAGCTAACGGAAGATACTGGGAAAATGGTGAATGGATCGAAACGAAGCCAATGGAAATCAAGCGTGTCTATGACTTCAAAGAAGTTGGCGAAAAAGACATGTACCTGTTGTACCATGAAGAGTTGGAGTCCTTGGCGAAAAACATTCCTGGTCTGAAACGTATCCGTTTCTTCATGACATTTGGTCAAAGCTACCTGACTCACTTGAAAGCATTGGAAAACGTAGGCATGACTTCAATCGAACCGATTGAATATGAAGGTAAACAAATCATTCCTTTGCAATTCTTGAAAGCAGTATTGCCAGATCCAGCATCTCTTGGACCACGTACAGTGGGTAAAACGAACATCGGTTGTATTTTCAAAGGTAAAAAAGATGGTCAAGACAAAACGTACTATGTGTACAACATCTGTGACCACCAAGAGTGCTTCAAAGAAGTTGGTTCCCAAGCGATTTCTTACACAACAGGCGTTCCAGCAATGATCGGTGCAGCAATGGTTATGACAGGTAAATGGAATAAACCAGGCGTATTCAACGTAGAAGAGTTCAACCCAGATCCGTTCATGGAAGAACTGAACAAATGGGGTCTCCCATGGGTAGAAGACTTCAACCCGGTATTGGTTGATGAGCTGCCAGAAGAAGCAAAAGAATCGGAGCTTGTTCGTTAA
- the nspC gene encoding carboxynorspermidine decarboxylase produces MRFEQLPTPCFVVDESLIEKNLKILNGVMQRTGAKIVLAQKAFSMTAMYPLIGEYLSGATASGLYEARLGHEEMGKENHVFAPAYRAEEIDEIISICDHIIFNSFSQLAKFKDKALQAGRKVGLRINPECSTQEGHEIYDPCSPGSRFGAKQEDFRAELLEGVSGLHFHTLCQQNSDDLETTLNAVVEKFGQWLPQMEWINFGGGHHITREDYDIPRLEACIKRMQNDYDLEVYLEPGEAVALNAGYLVTSVLDFHKNGMDIAILDTSATCHMPDVLEMPYRPPLIGSGEVGEKAHLYRLGGQTCLSGDVIGDYSFDQPLQEGDRLVFEDMAIYSMVKTNTFNGMPLPAIAVKRKDGDCEIVREFGYQDFKTRLA; encoded by the coding sequence ATGCGGTTTGAGCAATTACCGACGCCGTGCTTTGTTGTTGACGAGAGCCTGATTGAGAAAAACCTGAAAATCCTGAACGGGGTTATGCAGCGTACAGGTGCCAAAATTGTGCTTGCACAAAAGGCGTTTTCCATGACTGCGATGTATCCTCTCATTGGAGAATACCTGAGTGGTGCGACAGCAAGTGGACTGTATGAAGCACGTTTGGGTCACGAAGAAATGGGCAAGGAAAACCATGTCTTTGCGCCAGCTTACCGTGCAGAAGAGATCGACGAGATTATTTCGATCTGTGACCACATCATTTTCAACTCATTTTCGCAGCTTGCGAAATTTAAGGATAAGGCGCTTCAGGCTGGCCGCAAGGTTGGTTTGCGCATTAACCCGGAATGTTCAACCCAAGAAGGACACGAGATCTATGATCCGTGTTCTCCGGGTTCACGTTTTGGAGCTAAACAAGAGGATTTCCGAGCAGAACTGCTCGAAGGAGTATCGGGACTGCATTTCCACACATTGTGTCAGCAAAACTCCGATGATCTGGAGACAACACTGAACGCAGTGGTAGAAAAGTTCGGTCAATGGCTGCCACAGATGGAATGGATTAACTTCGGCGGTGGACACCATATCACGCGTGAAGACTACGACATTCCAAGATTGGAAGCTTGCATTAAGCGTATGCAGAACGATTATGATCTAGAAGTATACCTGGAGCCGGGGGAAGCCGTTGCTCTAAATGCAGGTTATCTGGTTACTTCTGTCCTGGATTTCCACAAAAACGGCATGGATATCGCCATTCTGGATACTTCAGCTACATGTCATATGCCAGATGTACTTGAAATGCCATATCGCCCGCCGTTGATCGGTTCGGGAGAAGTGGGAGAGAAAGCGCATCTGTATCGTCTGGGTGGACAAACCTGCCTATCTGGTGACGTTATTGGAGACTATTCATTCGATCAACCTTTGCAAGAAGGTGACCGCCTCGTATTTGAGGACATGGCGATCTACTCCATGGTGAAAACCAATACGTTCAACGGCATGCCGCTGCCAGCTATTGCAGTCAAACGAAAAGATGGCGATTGCGAAATCGTACGTGAGTTCGGATACCAGGATTTCAAAACAAGATTGGCTTAA
- a CDS encoding MMPL family transporter, with the protein MSTLLYKLGKTAFRKPGYFIIGWVLILGIVISMISINGVHISSEMKIEGTESQKVLDQLAEELPAASGGQGSVVFKAPDNERLDTPERLGAIMKGVSEVYGLEQVINPADYAAEASSAGASADMSQAAGAAAQSGNTTPPPYGPLMVEGVPVPGVLISSDGSIALFQFQFTIEQSAITQDVFDSVIQSVMKVEQGTNITVLPGETLKTVSIGVGSAEIVGLVIAVIVLLITLGSVVAAGLPLVTALLGVAIGVGGAFSISKFIEMPSVTSVLALMVGLAVGIDYALFIVNRQRRMIIDQRLSAQEATARAIGTSGSAVFFAGLTVIIALCGMLVIGLAFLSTMALVAAATVLINVFVALTLLPALLGLVGERICSTKAREKGTQSSKTSNHGIADRWVKFVIKNRWAAIIAIVVILGFAATPITKMEMGIPGASSANLDTTARQSYDAISEGFGEGFNGPLILVAEPNNSSAQVTPELVGGLMMGLQSQDNVAQVTPLGMTEDLAIFSLIPKTGPNDVTTKDLVNDLRSADASFAQQNDVKIGVTGLTAVNIDMSAKLAQVFPIYVGIIILLSLIILLLVFRSIIVPIKATIGFLLSILATFGITTAVFQWGWLHSLFGFDTGGPLLSFMPIIVTGILYGLAMDYQVFLVSSMRESYVHGHRGRESVVHGYNQVSRVVVAAAVIMVSVFAGFIFTDDVMIKQIGFTLAVGILIDAFIIRMGLVPATMAIFGDKAWTLPKWLDRILPNLDVEGEKLIASLNASDQAPSNSGSKNK; encoded by the coding sequence ATGTCTACGTTATTATACAAATTGGGAAAAACTGCTTTTCGCAAACCGGGATACTTCATTATTGGCTGGGTACTGATTCTGGGCATTGTCATTTCGATGATCAGCATCAATGGTGTACATATCAGCTCTGAAATGAAGATCGAAGGTACAGAGTCACAGAAAGTGTTGGATCAATTAGCGGAAGAACTGCCAGCCGCATCTGGCGGTCAAGGTAGTGTCGTTTTCAAGGCACCTGATAACGAACGTTTGGATACACCTGAACGTCTTGGTGCGATTATGAAAGGTGTCAGCGAGGTATACGGGTTAGAGCAAGTCATTAATCCCGCCGATTATGCAGCAGAAGCAAGCAGTGCCGGTGCGTCTGCAGACATGTCTCAGGCTGCCGGTGCAGCAGCACAATCCGGAAATACAACACCACCTCCATACGGGCCATTGATGGTAGAAGGTGTTCCTGTTCCCGGTGTATTAATCTCTTCGGACGGCAGCATCGCTCTATTCCAGTTCCAATTCACGATTGAGCAGTCTGCTATTACACAGGATGTATTCGACTCAGTAATTCAATCCGTTATGAAGGTAGAGCAAGGAACCAATATCACTGTACTGCCGGGTGAAACACTCAAAACGGTATCAATCGGCGTCGGCTCTGCTGAGATTGTCGGATTGGTTATCGCTGTCATTGTTCTGTTAATCACGCTGGGTTCCGTTGTTGCCGCGGGGTTACCTCTGGTTACAGCTCTTCTTGGGGTTGCGATCGGGGTCGGCGGAGCATTCTCAATCTCCAAATTTATCGAAATGCCTAGTGTCACTTCCGTTCTGGCGCTTATGGTTGGTCTGGCGGTCGGCATCGATTACGCTCTGTTCATTGTCAATCGCCAGCGCCGAATGATTATTGATCAGCGCTTGAGCGCACAAGAAGCAACGGCAAGAGCAATTGGTACATCAGGCAGCGCCGTATTCTTTGCTGGCTTAACGGTTATCATTGCACTCTGCGGTATGCTTGTTATCGGGCTTGCCTTCTTATCCACGATGGCTCTTGTTGCAGCTGCGACCGTGCTTATTAACGTATTTGTTGCGTTGACCCTATTGCCAGCTCTACTGGGGCTTGTCGGAGAACGCATCTGTTCAACTAAAGCTCGTGAGAAGGGTACGCAATCATCCAAAACGTCTAATCACGGAATTGCTGACAGATGGGTTAAATTTGTTATCAAAAACCGTTGGGCTGCTATTATTGCCATCGTTGTTATTCTGGGCTTTGCCGCTACACCAATCACCAAAATGGAAATGGGCATCCCTGGAGCATCCTCGGCAAATCTGGACACAACAGCAAGACAGAGTTATGATGCCATCTCTGAAGGGTTCGGAGAAGGATTCAACGGCCCGCTTATTTTGGTCGCAGAACCTAACAACTCTTCAGCTCAGGTCACCCCTGAACTAGTAGGCGGCCTGATGATGGGTCTGCAAAGTCAGGATAATGTTGCACAGGTCACGCCGCTTGGCATGACAGAAGATCTGGCGATATTTAGTCTCATTCCGAAGACAGGTCCGAACGATGTGACCACCAAAGATCTAGTCAATGATCTACGCTCTGCCGATGCCAGTTTTGCACAGCAGAATGACGTTAAAATTGGAGTTACAGGTCTGACAGCGGTCAACATTGATATGTCGGCCAAACTGGCACAGGTATTCCCTATTTATGTAGGTATTATTATTCTACTCTCACTTATCATTCTATTGCTTGTATTCCGTTCCATTATCGTTCCGATCAAAGCAACGATTGGCTTCCTGCTTAGTATCCTGGCTACATTCGGGATTACAACCGCGGTGTTCCAATGGGGCTGGCTGCATTCGCTCTTTGGCTTCGATACGGGCGGTCCACTGCTAAGCTTCATGCCGATTATCGTAACCGGTATTTTGTATGGTCTAGCGATGGACTATCAAGTGTTCCTTGTCAGCTCGATGCGCGAATCGTATGTACATGGTCACAGAGGACGCGAATCGGTGGTTCATGGATACAATCAGGTCAGTCGCGTTGTTGTAGCGGCAGCGGTGATCATGGTTTCAGTATTCGCAGGGTTCATCTTCACTGATGATGTCATGATCAAGCAGATTGGTTTTACGTTGGCCGTAGGTATCCTTATTGATGCCTTCATCATTCGTATGGGACTTGTTCCTGCCACTATGGCGATCTTCGGCGACAAAGCCTGGACACTTCCTAAATGGCTGGATCGCATCCTGCCGAATCTGGATGTTGAGGGTGAGAAGCTGATTGCATCACTGAATGCGAGCGATCAAGCACCTTCTAATTCTGGATCAAAAAATAAATAA
- a CDS encoding MFS transporter has translation MTRNRETLLILTLTLVSFVLGTTEYVIVGVLKEIEHAMKVSLAAAGALVSGFAIAYAIGTPFAVASLSKLSRRSSILIGFGIVLVLNLLTVFATTFYSLMAIRIVSAVACGLTVSLSISIASDAVQQERRGEAIAWILGGFSIANVLGVPLGTFIGQHLNWWMTFVVTAGIGVIPFILMFRILPRQTTTITSSFSDQMVLFMKPRILLACLIPVLGNSCIFVTFTYITPLLGQSMGVPARWISGVLLIYGACSILSNWIGAKIAKGDFLSKLKWLFVIQAVIFVGLSLAVSNLWLGLTFLFLIGCLSSSLSAASQLYLFDVSGVVAPKSKAFASTLLPVSANLGIALGSGFGGLAVNLGGVNWVPPVAVVLALSAFVITKVCQRSIQLKPDGEMATNAA, from the coding sequence ATGACTAGAAATAGAGAAACTTTACTTATATTAACGCTTACGCTAGTGAGCTTTGTATTAGGCACGACGGAATATGTCATCGTAGGGGTATTAAAAGAAATAGAGCATGCGATGAAGGTATCGTTGGCCGCAGCGGGTGCGCTTGTGTCTGGCTTCGCGATTGCCTACGCTATCGGAACACCATTTGCGGTTGCATCCTTGTCCAAACTGTCACGCAGAAGCTCCATTCTGATTGGTTTTGGCATTGTGCTTGTGTTGAACCTGTTGACGGTGTTCGCTACAACATTCTATTCATTGATGGCTATTCGTATTGTATCAGCGGTCGCTTGTGGGCTCACCGTTTCGCTGTCGATCTCCATTGCTAGCGATGCAGTTCAGCAGGAAAGAAGGGGCGAGGCGATTGCTTGGATCCTGGGTGGATTTTCTATTGCTAACGTGCTTGGCGTGCCACTGGGGACATTCATCGGACAGCATCTGAACTGGTGGATGACCTTTGTAGTAACCGCTGGGATTGGTGTTATACCGTTCATACTGATGTTCCGTATTCTTCCGCGGCAAACGACAACGATTACCAGTTCATTCAGTGATCAAATGGTATTATTTATGAAACCTCGTATCCTGCTGGCCTGCTTGATTCCAGTACTAGGTAATAGCTGTATCTTCGTGACATTTACGTACATTACTCCATTATTGGGTCAGTCTATGGGCGTACCTGCACGTTGGATCAGCGGTGTGCTCCTGATCTATGGAGCTTGTAGTATTTTGAGTAACTGGATCGGAGCGAAAATTGCCAAAGGCGATTTCTTATCCAAGCTCAAGTGGCTTTTTGTTATTCAAGCCGTCATCTTCGTGGGGTTGAGTTTAGCGGTATCGAATCTATGGCTTGGGCTGACCTTTTTATTCCTGATCGGATGTCTGTCATCCTCCTTAAGTGCGGCTTCCCAATTGTACCTGTTTGATGTATCTGGCGTAGTTGCGCCAAAATCCAAAGCCTTTGCATCCACCTTACTGCCTGTATCGGCAAACCTAGGTATTGCGCTCGGCTCCGGATTCGGCGGGCTTGCGGTTAATTTGGGTGGCGTAAACTGGGTTCCCCCGGTTGCCGTGGTGTTGGCATTATCGGCTTTTGTAATTACGAAGGTATGCCAGCGTTCGATTCAATTGAAGCCAGATGGAGAAATGGCGACGAATGCAGCCTAA